Proteins from a genomic interval of Chryseobacterium indologenes:
- the metG gene encoding methionine--tRNA ligase encodes MSNRKMITAALPYANGPVHIGHLAGVYIPADVYARFQRRLGKDVAFICGSDEHGIPITIRAKKEGVTPQDIVDKYHGIIKKSFSDLGISFDEYSRTTSKNHYETSKDFFKVLYEKGKFTEEVSEQYFDEQAGEFLADRYIVGTCPNCGNENAYGDQCEKCGSTLSPSELINPKSMLSGNVPILKETKNWYLPLNEYEDFLNEWIIEGHKDDWKPNVYGQVKSWLNDGLKPRAMTRDLNWGVPVPLPNAEGKVLYVWFDAPIGYISFTKEWAEKNGKDWRDYWQSEDSDLVHFIGKDNIVFHCIIFPSMMKAHGDYIMPKNVPAFEFLNLENDKISTSRNWAVWAHEYVEDFPGQQDVLRYALLSSAPETKDNNFTWKDFQTKNNSELVGIFGNFINRVAVLVNNYYDGVIPSPATDLTTEDKQVLTDLSNYSNGISTRLEDYYFRDSLAVMMNIARIGNKYLADQEPWKLQKNDPERVKTILYIASQVVGCLANVCEPFLPFTSKKIQELFNVPMVTKWEYLSLENYEFLAAGTKINKPKLIFEMISDEVIEAQVQKLEQTKQNNKKTNPNANPMKEEITFDDFTKIDLRTATITEAEKVEKADKLLKLTVDTGVDVRTVVSGIAESFTPEEVIGKQVMILLNLAPRKIRGIESQGMLLLTTKPDGKLSFVTPDDSSVENGIEIG; translated from the coding sequence ATGTCAAACAGAAAGATGATTACGGCAGCATTGCCTTATGCAAACGGGCCGGTTCATATAGGACATTTGGCAGGTGTTTATATTCCTGCGGATGTTTACGCAAGATTTCAGAGAAGATTAGGAAAAGATGTAGCGTTTATCTGTGGTTCGGATGAACATGGAATTCCTATTACCATAAGAGCTAAAAAGGAAGGTGTAACCCCACAGGATATTGTTGACAAATACCATGGGATCATCAAAAAATCCTTTTCAGATCTGGGAATTTCTTTTGATGAGTATTCAAGAACGACTTCTAAAAATCATTATGAAACGAGCAAGGACTTTTTTAAGGTTCTGTATGAAAAAGGGAAATTTACGGAAGAAGTTTCAGAACAATATTTTGATGAGCAGGCGGGAGAATTCCTTGCTGACCGTTATATTGTAGGAACTTGTCCTAATTGTGGCAACGAAAACGCTTACGGAGACCAGTGCGAAAAGTGTGGTTCTACCCTATCTCCTTCAGAACTGATCAATCCGAAATCAATGTTAAGCGGTAATGTTCCTATTTTAAAAGAAACAAAGAACTGGTACCTTCCTTTAAATGAGTATGAGGACTTTTTAAATGAATGGATCATTGAAGGTCATAAAGACGACTGGAAGCCTAACGTATACGGGCAGGTAAAATCTTGGCTAAACGACGGTTTAAAACCACGTGCCATGACCAGAGACCTGAACTGGGGAGTTCCTGTTCCTCTTCCGAACGCTGAAGGAAAGGTTCTTTATGTATGGTTTGATGCTCCGATCGGGTATATTTCTTTCACGAAAGAATGGGCCGAGAAAAACGGAAAAGACTGGAGAGATTACTGGCAAAGTGAAGACAGTGACCTTGTACATTTTATCGGAAAAGATAATATTGTATTCCACTGTATCATCTTCCCATCGATGATGAAAGCGCACGGAGATTACATCATGCCTAAAAACGTTCCGGCATTTGAGTTCCTGAACCTTGAGAATGATAAAATTTCAACGTCAAGAAACTGGGCAGTATGGGCGCATGAATATGTAGAAGATTTCCCCGGTCAGCAGGATGTTTTAAGATATGCACTTCTTTCTTCCGCTCCGGAAACAAAGGATAATAACTTTACATGGAAAGATTTCCAGACGAAGAATAATTCTGAGTTGGTAGGTATTTTCGGAAACTTCATCAACAGAGTTGCTGTTTTAGTTAATAACTATTATGACGGAGTAATTCCGTCACCTGCTACAGATTTAACAACAGAAGATAAGCAAGTTTTAACAGATTTAAGCAATTACTCTAATGGAATTTCAACGAGACTTGAAGATTATTATTTTAGAGATTCTTTGGCTGTTATGATGAATATAGCTCGCATTGGAAATAAGTATTTAGCTGATCAGGAGCCTTGGAAATTACAAAAAAATGATCCCGAAAGAGTAAAAACTATTTTATATATAGCTTCACAAGTCGTTGGTTGTTTAGCAAACGTATGTGAACCATTTTTACCTTTTACATCTAAAAAAATCCAAGAGCTCTTTAATGTTCCTATGGTAACTAAATGGGAATATTTAAGCCTTGAAAACTATGAATTTTTAGCTGCTGGTACAAAAATTAACAAACCTAAATTAATTTTTGAAATGATAAGTGATGAAGTAATTGAGGCGCAAGTACAGAAGCTTGAACAAACTAAACAAAACAATAAAAAAACAAATCCTAACGCCAACCCTATGAAAGAGGAGATCACTTTTGATGATTTTACTAAAATAGACTTAAGAACAGCTACGATTACAGAAGCTGAAAAAGTTGAAAAAGCAGATAAATTACTAAAACTGACTGTGGATACAGGAGTAGACGTAAGAACTGTAGTTTCAGGTATTGCAGAAAGCTTTACGCCTGAAGAAGTAATCGGAAAACAGGTAATGATTTTATTAAATCTTGCACCAAGAAAGATCAGAGGAATTGAATCTCAGGGAATGTTGTTATTGACTACAAAACCGGACGGTAAATTATCTTTCGTAACACCGGATGACAGTAGTGTTGAAAACGGTATTGAGATCGGATAA
- a CDS encoding bile acid:sodium symporter: MAKIFNKQNVFLLLLIGMVFMGYLIPFRESYNSYFNLSAFIDWGIAAIFLLYGLKLNLKEVIKDITNWKLHLLIQSGTFILFPLLVLIFYPLVKGSAYQEIWLAIFFLACLPSTVSSSVVMVSIAKGNVTSAIFNASISGLIGIVMTPLLMSFFLTSEAGSGNHGDVLQQLLIKVLLPIILGILLNPVFKKWVTKYSNSIAEFDRLIILLIVYESFSTAFIENIFSSVPPVTFLILAFSVVFLFFTVYNILKLIAGKMAFKREDIITVAFCGSKKSLVHGSLFLLVLGIPEDKKVLFLLPVMVYHSFQLFYVSWLAGKIAEKSSKINPS; encoded by the coding sequence ATGGCTAAAATTTTTAATAAACAAAATGTTTTTCTCCTGCTCCTCATCGGAATGGTTTTCATGGGATACCTGATCCCTTTTCGTGAATCTTATAATTCTTATTTTAATCTTTCAGCCTTTATAGATTGGGGAATTGCAGCTATTTTTTTACTGTATGGTCTTAAACTCAACCTTAAAGAAGTAATTAAAGACATTACCAACTGGAAGCTGCATTTGCTTATCCAGTCAGGTACATTTATTCTATTTCCTCTGTTGGTGCTGATCTTTTATCCCTTGGTGAAAGGATCCGCATATCAGGAGATCTGGCTTGCCATATTTTTTCTGGCTTGCCTGCCTTCTACCGTTTCATCTTCGGTAGTAATGGTATCTATTGCTAAAGGAAATGTAACTTCTGCGATCTTTAATGCCTCCATTTCCGGTTTGATTGGTATTGTGATGACTCCGCTTCTCATGAGCTTTTTCTTAACTTCTGAAGCAGGATCGGGAAACCACGGAGACGTGTTGCAGCAACTTCTGATTAAAGTTTTATTACCCATTATTCTCGGAATCTTATTGAATCCGGTTTTTAAAAAGTGGGTAACAAAATATTCAAATAGTATCGCGGAATTTGACCGATTGATTATTTTACTCATTGTTTACGAAAGCTTTTCAACGGCATTCATAGAAAATATTTTCAGCTCAGTTCCTCCGGTGACCTTTCTGATTCTCGCATTCAGTGTCGTTTTCCTGTTCTTTACAGTATACAATATTCTTAAGTTGATTGCCGGTAAGATGGCCTTCAAAAGGGAAGATATCATTACAGTAGCTTTCTGCGGGTCAAAAAAATCCCTTGTCCACGGAAGTCTTTTCCTGTTGGTTTTAGGTATTCCTGAGGATAAAAAAGTCTTATTTCTGCTTCCTGTCATGGTATATCACAGCTTTCAGTTGTTTTACGTAAGCTGGCTGGCAGGCAAAATTGCAGAAAAATCTTCAAAAATTAACCCAAGCTAG
- a CDS encoding SusC/RagA family TonB-linked outer membrane protein yields the protein MKNFTTVLKVAPAFLLASTIMHAQTTDSITKEKKIEEVVLIGYGKQKKSDLTGSITSVTAKDFNGGATSAGQLIQGKTPGVQITNNSGAPGSGTKIRIRGTSSLGGENSPLIVIDGVPQDFVGVNGVSDPLSLINPNDIETFDILKDASATAIYGNRASNGVILITTKKGSAGRFKVNFSTVTSLSTKMGNVDVLNADEFRQFVNTYAPANYKTKLGNANTNWQDVIYQTAWGTDNNVSFSGGIKALPYRLSIGYNEQNGIVRSNSFKRTSVGLNLNPKFFDNHLSVNVNAKGTFTDNRFVDGGVIKAATYFDPTQPVYSGNSKYGGYYEWLDNNSPNGYNVNASSNPLGMIDGLRDVSSVTRGLGNIQLDYKFHFLPDLHFNVNAGYDYTKSEGHKVKDARYRIGYEDKGSENFYSMEKKNKLLETYFNYTKNISAINSGVDLTAGYSYQDFNIIIPGAMTYRGIGNNTKDVDFESRNTLISFYGRAIFTIANKYVISGSIRRDGSSRFYNLTRDNVWGVFPGVSLAWKLNEENFIKNISAISTLKLRAGWGKTGQQELPALGVNGNKPNNYPALGAYNPSNPGAYYQFGNEYYYMFRPANFNPNLTWETTVTKNIGLDFGFAKNRVTGSIDLFRKDTKDLLVFADEPAGGLSNASWQNIGDMKNEGIEGSVTVIPVKNENTTWELSFNATHYKPIITKLKDRGGESFNMEVGGIEGGSGNRIQAHAVGYAPNSFWVYQQAYDASGNPISGGYVDRNGDGVINTKDMYYYKSTTPDAILGFSTKLSHKKWDFALSARAVLGNYVYNNAASNSSLKSASTNEYLQNVFSSAADYKFSDFQYRSDIYVENASFFRLDNINIGYNFGEIFSKGSNLKVYGMAQNVFVISKYSGLDPEVYGGIDNGYYQMPKIYSIGFNFQF from the coding sequence GTGAAGAATTTTACAACGGTATTAAAAGTTGCGCCCGCTTTTTTATTGGCCAGTACAATAATGCACGCGCAGACCACAGACTCTATCACGAAGGAGAAGAAGATCGAAGAGGTTGTATTGATCGGGTATGGGAAACAAAAAAAATCTGACCTTACAGGTTCCATTACTTCGGTTACAGCCAAAGACTTCAATGGTGGAGCTACTTCTGCAGGCCAGCTGATCCAGGGGAAAACACCGGGAGTACAGATTACCAATAACAGCGGTGCTCCGGGTTCCGGTACCAAAATCAGAATCAGGGGAACATCTTCGCTCGGGGGAGAAAACTCACCTTTGATTGTTATTGATGGCGTACCTCAGGATTTTGTCGGAGTAAACGGGGTGTCAGACCCTCTATCCCTGATTAACCCTAACGATATTGAAACATTTGATATCTTAAAAGATGCTTCTGCAACAGCAATCTATGGAAACAGAGCTTCCAACGGGGTAATTTTGATCACTACTAAAAAGGGAAGTGCCGGAAGATTCAAGGTCAACTTCTCAACAGTGACTTCACTTTCTACCAAAATGGGTAATGTAGATGTTTTAAATGCTGATGAGTTCAGACAATTTGTAAATACGTACGCTCCGGCCAACTATAAAACAAAGCTGGGGAACGCCAATACCAACTGGCAGGATGTAATTTATCAAACAGCATGGGGAACAGATAATAACGTGTCTTTCTCAGGAGGTATCAAAGCCTTACCTTACCGTTTATCGATAGGCTACAACGAACAGAATGGTATTGTAAGATCCAATTCATTCAAAAGAACTTCCGTAGGTCTGAACTTAAACCCGAAATTCTTTGATAACCATTTATCAGTAAATGTAAATGCAAAAGGTACCTTTACCGACAACAGATTTGTTGACGGAGGAGTGATAAAAGCAGCTACGTATTTTGATCCCACACAACCTGTATACTCAGGAAACTCCAAATATGGGGGATATTACGAATGGCTGGATAATAACTCTCCCAACGGATATAATGTGAACGCAAGCTCAAATCCACTGGGAATGATCGATGGACTTCGCGATGTTTCTTCCGTAACCAGAGGGTTAGGAAATATTCAGCTGGATTATAAGTTCCATTTTCTGCCGGATTTGCATTTTAATGTGAATGCAGGTTACGATTATACCAAAAGTGAGGGGCATAAAGTAAAAGACGCCAGATACAGAATAGGATACGAAGATAAAGGAAGTGAAAACTTCTATTCCATGGAAAAGAAGAACAAGTTGTTGGAAACTTATTTTAACTATACTAAGAACATTTCTGCCATTAATTCAGGAGTAGATCTTACTGCCGGATATTCTTATCAGGATTTCAATATCATCATTCCGGGAGCAATGACTTACAGAGGGATCGGAAATAATACAAAAGATGTAGATTTCGAAAGCAGGAATACCTTGATCTCTTTCTATGGTAGAGCTATCTTCACCATTGCAAACAAATATGTTATTTCCGGATCAATCCGTAGAGACGGTTCTTCCAGGTTCTATAACCTGACCCGGGATAATGTTTGGGGAGTATTTCCCGGAGTATCTTTAGCATGGAAGCTAAACGAAGAAAACTTCATTAAAAATATTTCAGCGATCAGTACTTTAAAACTGAGAGCAGGATGGGGGAAAACAGGACAACAGGAACTGCCGGCACTTGGGGTGAATGGTAATAAACCAAATAACTACCCGGCACTTGGAGCCTACAACCCAAGTAATCCTGGAGCTTATTATCAGTTTGGTAACGAATATTATTATATGTTCCGCCCTGCCAACTTCAATCCGAATCTTACTTGGGAAACAACCGTTACCAAAAACATAGGATTGGATTTTGGTTTTGCTAAAAACAGGGTAACAGGATCCATTGACCTTTTCAGAAAAGATACCAAAGATTTATTGGTATTTGCTGATGAACCGGCAGGAGGCCTGAGCAACGCCAGCTGGCAGAATATCGGAGATATGAAGAATGAAGGGATTGAAGGAAGTGTTACCGTAATCCCTGTTAAAAATGAAAATACAACCTGGGAACTGAGCTTTAACGCAACCCACTACAAACCCATCATTACAAAATTGAAAGACAGAGGAGGAGAGTCCTTTAATATGGAAGTAGGAGGTATTGAAGGAGGTTCAGGAAACAGAATTCAGGCTCATGCCGTAGGATATGCTCCTAACTCATTCTGGGTATATCAGCAGGCATATGATGCAAGTGGAAACCCGATCAGTGGAGGTTACGTAGACAGAAATGGAGATGGGGTCATCAACACAAAAGATATGTATTACTACAAATCGACAACTCCGGACGCTATCTTAGGCTTTTCGACCAAGTTATCACATAAGAAATGGGATTTTGCACTAAGTGCAAGAGCAGTGCTAGGCAACTATGTATATAATAATGCGGCTTCCAACAGTTCTTTAAAGTCTGCTTCTACCAACGAATATCTGCAGAACGTATTCTCATCAGCCGCTGATTATAAGTTCTCGGATTTCCAGTACAGATCTGACATTTATGTGGAAAATGCATCATTTTTCAGACTGGATAATATCAATATCGGATACAACTTTGGAGAAATATTCTCAAAAGGAAGTAATCTGAAAGTGTATGGTATGGCACAAAATGTTTTTGTGATCTCTAAATATTCAGGCTTAGATCCTGAAGTATACGGCGGGATAGACAACGGATATTATCAGATGCCTAAAATTTATTCTATAGGCTTTAACTTTCAATTTTAA
- a CDS encoding radical SAM protein, giving the protein MYNLGDKTYLKQPKFMSIDTITIFAEKLLRYSTENSLKAFQIVFHGGEPLLFPKEFYREGIRIFTETLPDAYFDFVIQTNGVGLDEDWYSLFDELNIRVGISMDGPKEYHDKYRVFHNGKGSYDEVRHAIQIGLDKGMHGVLSVVNLNINPQELYQEFKNLNIPSFNLLLPDGHFDKLPDDILPEKINTYGYTPFADWLIELFRIWKNDPERPNMRFFKTLIQLVAGEEVGDQMVGLKKME; this is encoded by the coding sequence ATGTACAATTTAGGCGATAAAACCTACTTGAAACAGCCTAAATTTATGTCCATAGACACGATAACAATATTCGCAGAAAAATTATTACGCTATAGCACTGAAAACAGCTTGAAAGCCTTTCAGATTGTATTTCATGGAGGTGAACCTCTGCTTTTCCCTAAAGAATTTTACAGGGAAGGTATCAGGATATTTACAGAAACCCTTCCCGATGCCTATTTTGATTTTGTTATTCAAACCAATGGAGTAGGCCTGGATGAAGACTGGTACAGCCTTTTTGATGAGTTGAACATCCGGGTCGGAATCAGTATGGATGGACCTAAAGAATATCATGATAAATACCGGGTTTTTCATAATGGAAAAGGATCGTATGATGAGGTCCGTCACGCCATTCAGATCGGATTGGATAAAGGGATGCATGGCGTTTTGTCGGTAGTGAACCTCAATATTAACCCTCAGGAGCTTTACCAGGAATTTAAAAATCTCAATATCCCGAGTTTTAACCTCCTTCTTCCGGATGGTCATTTTGATAAGTTGCCGGATGATATCCTTCCGGAAAAGATCAATACTTATGGGTATACTCCGTTTGCAGATTGGCTGATAGAGCTGTTCCGGATATGGAAAAATGATCCGGAAAGACCTAATATGAGATTTTTCAAAACGCTTATCCAGCTGGTTGCAGGTGAAGAAGTGGGAGATCAGATGGTAGGATTGAAAAAAATGGAGTAG
- a CDS encoding siderophore-interacting protein, which yields MAKVSTGQIIAEVTRKEYITDHFIRVYLYSPEVPQFKGATVGDNNKIAIPPVGLNEIHFPTLDENHQWVYPPKEVAPVIRTYTHRGIDLEKNELIIDFVDHGDAGPASKWVREAVAGSKLGIMMRMSEKELYPEAEWYLLVGDATAIPVLSAILETLPESAKGVCIIEVHGKEDEQHLETKADIEFTWVHNPEPQNTSDIAEVVRNITIPETTKFGYVACEFSSVKEIRNYLRKERNWTAKELYAYSYWKAGVAENESQADRHKEKDSIE from the coding sequence ATGGCTAAAGTTTCAACAGGGCAGATCATTGCCGAAGTAACCAGAAAAGAATACATCACTGATCATTTTATCAGAGTGTATCTGTATTCGCCTGAAGTTCCTCAATTCAAAGGAGCTACTGTAGGTGATAACAATAAAATTGCAATTCCGCCGGTAGGATTGAATGAAATTCATTTTCCCACACTGGATGAAAATCATCAATGGGTGTATCCGCCGAAAGAAGTGGCACCGGTGATCAGGACCTATACCCACAGAGGAATTGATCTTGAAAAGAATGAGCTGATCATCGATTTTGTAGACCATGGAGACGCCGGGCCGGCTTCAAAATGGGTACGGGAAGCGGTAGCAGGCTCGAAGCTGGGGATCATGATGCGTATGAGCGAAAAAGAGCTGTATCCCGAAGCTGAATGGTATTTGCTGGTGGGAGATGCCACAGCAATTCCTGTATTAAGTGCTATTTTAGAAACACTGCCTGAATCAGCAAAAGGAGTCTGCATCATTGAAGTTCACGGGAAAGAAGACGAACAGCACCTTGAAACCAAAGCTGATATAGAGTTTACATGGGTGCATAATCCTGAACCGCAAAATACAAGCGATATTGCTGAAGTAGTACGGAATATTACCATTCCTGAAACCACGAAATTTGGTTATGTAGCCTGTGAATTTTCGAGCGTTAAAGAAATCAGAAACTATCTCAGAAAAGAGAGAAACTGGACCGCGAAAGAATTGTATGCCTATTCTTACTGGAAAGCAGGGGTAGCAGAAAATGAATCGCAGGCGGACAGACATAAAGAAAAGGATTCAATAGAATAG
- a CDS encoding class I SAM-dependent methyltransferase — protein sequence MKDLMGRAIWDYYHNNTPEDLQTETSISELDELPVEYLFRDFDNMNAIEQKALQLSEGKVLDIGAGAGSHSLYLQNEKNLDVSALDISPKSIEVCTLRGVKKAVAENILNFSGETFDTILLLMNGTGIFESLPKIDTYLQKLHTLLNDNGQILIDSTDILYMFDRDEDGGVYIPAGGYYGELDYIVHYKGESEEPIKWLYLDFNTLKNAAVNNGFNIEKVLQDEDSYLAKLTKK from the coding sequence ATGAAAGATTTAATGGGTAGAGCAATCTGGGATTATTATCACAATAATACTCCTGAAGATTTGCAGACTGAAACTTCAATTTCTGAGCTGGATGAACTTCCGGTAGAATATTTATTCAGAGATTTTGATAATATGAATGCAATAGAGCAGAAAGCGCTTCAGCTATCCGAGGGAAAAGTCTTGGATATTGGAGCCGGAGCCGGATCTCATTCTTTGTATCTTCAGAATGAAAAAAATCTTGATGTTTCAGCATTGGATATTTCACCAAAGTCTATTGAAGTCTGTACACTGAGAGGAGTAAAAAAGGCTGTCGCTGAAAATATTCTCAACTTTTCGGGAGAAACTTTTGATACCATTCTCTTGCTGATGAATGGAACGGGAATTTTTGAAAGCCTGCCTAAAATTGATACTTATCTTCAAAAACTGCATACCCTGCTCAATGATAACGGACAAATCTTAATCGACAGCACGGATATTCTCTATATGTTTGACCGTGATGAAGACGGAGGAGTTTATATTCCGGCCGGAGGATATTACGGGGAACTGGATTATATTGTGCATTATAAAGGTGAATCCGAAGAGCCGATCAAATGGTTGTACCTCGATTTTAATACATTGAAAAACGCAGCAGTGAACAACGGCTTCAATATTGAAAAAGTACTGCAGGATGAGGATTCTTATCTGGCAAAACTGACTAAAAAATAA
- a CDS encoding RagB/SusD family nutrient uptake outer membrane protein produces the protein MRLNKIRLKNIVLPISAAFLLTTAASCLKDLEREPVTDQIGNNIYKDFSNYKNVLAKLYGGLAMGGQISGDGDQPDSDINGINGGFSQYTRLLYTLNVVTTDEAVIGWNDGNLHTMHKMTWDASNEFIAATYYRIYTEIAYCNEFLRNVTDEKLGTNNITGDNLTQAKLMRAEARFLRAQSYFHALDMFGNVPFVTEAYSPAVTTPPSRIERKDLFKYIETELLAIADELKDPRTNEYGRADKAAAWALLARLYLNAEVYTGTQRNTDCITYCNKVIGAGYSLKPKYEDLFLADNNISNSEQILSVNFDGINTQTNGGTTYMVHAAVGGEMKAADYGINGGWYGLRATKSFVGLFPANGSDKRGRFFTQGQNLEINDLASFTDGYAFIKYKNVKSNGSPGAHNNWVEADIPLYRLGDIYLMYAEAVLRGGSGGSQATAVEYVNKLRERAYGDASGNVTSINLDFILDERARELSWEMTRRSDLIRFGKYTTGAYLWPWKGNVKEGKAVDSYRNLFPIPTRDLIANPNLVQNPGY, from the coding sequence ATGAGACTTAATAAGATCAGACTTAAAAATATAGTATTGCCAATTTCCGCGGCATTTCTTTTGACAACAGCGGCTTCATGCCTGAAAGACCTGGAAAGAGAGCCGGTAACGGATCAGATTGGAAACAATATATATAAAGATTTCTCCAACTACAAAAATGTATTGGCCAAGCTATATGGTGGTCTTGCCATGGGCGGACAGATCAGTGGTGACGGAGATCAGCCGGATAGTGATATTAACGGGATTAATGGGGGCTTTTCCCAATACACAAGATTGCTGTATACCCTTAATGTTGTGACCACCGATGAAGCCGTTATCGGTTGGAATGACGGAAACCTGCATACCATGCACAAAATGACATGGGATGCTTCGAACGAATTTATTGCAGCAACATATTACAGAATATATACGGAAATTGCATACTGTAATGAATTTTTAAGAAATGTTACAGATGAAAAGCTGGGCACGAACAATATTACAGGGGATAACCTTACCCAGGCAAAACTAATGAGAGCGGAGGCCCGTTTCTTGAGGGCACAATCTTATTTCCATGCGCTGGATATGTTTGGAAACGTTCCATTTGTTACCGAAGCTTATTCTCCGGCAGTGACAACCCCGCCTTCAAGAATAGAGAGAAAAGATTTGTTCAAATATATCGAAACCGAACTTTTGGCTATCGCTGATGAATTGAAAGATCCGCGAACAAACGAATACGGAAGAGCAGATAAAGCTGCCGCATGGGCTTTACTGGCAAGACTGTACCTGAATGCTGAAGTGTATACCGGAACTCAAAGAAATACAGATTGTATTACTTACTGTAATAAAGTAATCGGAGCAGGATACTCTTTAAAACCAAAATATGAAGACCTGTTTTTAGCGGATAACAACATCAGCAATTCTGAGCAGATTTTAAGTGTAAACTTTGACGGAATCAATACACAGACCAACGGAGGAACTACTTACATGGTGCATGCAGCGGTAGGAGGCGAAATGAAAGCGGCAGACTACGGAATCAACGGCGGTTGGTATGGGCTGAGAGCGACCAAGTCATTTGTAGGCTTATTCCCGGCTAACGGAAGTGATAAAAGAGGAAGATTCTTTACCCAGGGACAGAATCTTGAGATCAATGACCTGGCATCTTTCACCGATGGTTATGCATTTATAAAATATAAAAATGTTAAAAGCAACGGATCTCCGGGAGCTCATAACAACTGGGTAGAAGCTGACATTCCTTTGTACCGTTTGGGTGATATCTATCTGATGTATGCGGAAGCAGTACTCAGAGGCGGAAGCGGAGGCAGTCAGGCTACAGCTGTTGAATATGTCAATAAACTTAGAGAGCGTGCCTATGGTGATGCCAGCGGAAATGTAACCTCCATCAATCTTGATTTTATCCTGGACGAAAGGGCAAGAGAATTATCCTGGGAAATGACCAGGAGATCAGATCTTATCAGATTCGGAAAATATACAACAGGTGCTTATCTGTGGCCATGGAAAGGAAATGTTAAAGAAGGAAAAGCCGTAGACAGTTACAGAAACCTGTTCCCGATTCCGACAAGAGACCTTATTGCTAATCCGAACCTGGTACAAAACCCGGGATATTAA